A window of Leptolyngbya sp. FACHB-261 genomic DNA:
AACACCGAAGGCCAAACTACCTGAAGCTCAAAATGCCTACAGCCCAAGTTCTCTGAAGCTCAAGGTGTTTGGAGTTCTGGAGGTAGCTATTTAAGATCCCCAAGGGCTTAATTGCCATCGGCTCCTGACAAGATTAGGGGACTTGACAACAGCAACCGTTGGCAAACATGGAAATAATGGAAGGAGCCTGTTCGAAAACCGGGCCAAAATAGTTACTCAGCCAACTAAATCCTTGAGGGTCCAGTGAGTCCAGAAGCCTTGGTCCAGCCCGTCTCTTTGCAACCAACCGCTCAACACCAAGCCTCTACTGAGGCGGAGCAGTTTGATGCCCATGTGATGACGACCTATGCCCGGTTCCCTGTGGTGCTGGAGCGTGGTGAAGGCTGCCGAGTTTGGGACACCGAAGGCCGGGAGTATCTAGATTTTGTGGCTGGAATTGCCACCTGTGCGCTGGGTCATGCCCATCCGGCTCTGATTGATGCCGTGAGTCAGCAGATGCGCAAGCTGCATCACGTTTCCAATCTCTACTACATTCCCGAGCAGGGGCAACTGGCGCAGTGGCTGGTCGAACACTCCTGCGCGGACCGAGCCTTCTTCTGTAACTCTGGTGCAGAAGCAAACGAAGCTGCGATCAAGTTGGCCCGCAAGTATGCCCACATTCAGCGGGGCATCAGTGAGCCGGTGATTATCACAGCCCTTGCTAGCTTCCACGGACGCACGCTGGCGACGATCACGGCTACAGGCCAGCCCAAATATCAAAAGAACTTTGACCCCCTGATGCCGGGGTTCCACTACGTCCCCTATAACGACTTGGCAGCTTTAGAGGCAGCAGTTGAAGCGCTAGAGGGCCGTGTCTGCGCCATTCTGCTTGAAGCTTTGCAGGGTGAGGGCGGTGTCCGTCCTGGCGACCGAGCCTATTTCCAACGCATCCGCGAACTCTGCAACGAGAAAGGGATTCTGCTCATCCTGGACGAAGTGCAGGTAGGGATGGGCCGTAGTGGCAAGCTCTGGGGCTATGAAAACCTGGGCATTGAGCCAGATATTTTCACTTCTGCCAAGGCCTTGGGCGGTGGCGTGCCGATTGGGGCCATGCTGTGCAAGGAGTTCTGCAATGTTTTCGGCCCTGGCGACCATGCCAGCACCTTTGGGGGTAATCCTCTTGCCTGCGCGGCTGGCCTCTGTGTTGCTCAGACGCTGGTCAGTGATGGCTTGATTGAGAATGCCGCAGAGCGAGGTGCTCAATTGCAGGCAGGTTTGAATGAGCTGGTATCCCGTTTCCCGAATCTGCTTGATCACGCACGCGGTTGGGGTCTGATCCAGGGATTGGTGCTGAAAGAAGACAATGGCTTGACTGCACCGGCCTTGGTCAAAACTGCTTTGGAGCAAGGTCTATTGCTGGTGCCCGCAGGCCCCAAGGTAGTGCGCTTTGTGCCGCCGCTGATTGTCACGGCTGAGGAGATCGATCGAGCGCTGACAATTGTGGCAGAAGCGCTAACGGCAATCGTGTAAGCGCATTTTTAGATAATGCTTAGGTGAGGGGCACACGTTTGTGTGCCCCTCACCGTTTTAAAGACAAAAAAGACAAAGAAATAGTCATCAGGCTCTCAGATTCTTGGAAGGTTTCGAATTGAAAGCAGCAAATTGAAGACAGCGATTGAAGGCAAGCTATCACTTATTCTGAAAGGCCAGATAAGCTTAAACCCAAGATTAGATCTCAAGCTTAGACCGCAACAGCAAGTCAGATAACAAGAGCTTCTTTAGACTGGATCCTTCGCTCTGGCCTCAAATAGCAGATCAAGATATTTTTCGACAACCATACTAGTTTTTCATAACAGTCTGAAGATCTAGCTAAAGCCTGTGGACATCGCAAGTCTTAGGCTAGCTTGGGGCTGCATTTGCCTATTTGTATTCGTTCACCTCTTAAGCGTTAAAGCAGGTGAACTCGCCTTGTATTTAACTTCACTACAGATCTAGTGACCTGAAATTGCACAAGACTTAGAAGGTCGGCAAGAGATGTCAAGCCTGATTCAGAAATCTCTCAAGCCCATCAGCACCCAAAATTATCAAGGTTTGCTGCGACGAGTCCGGCAGAAAGTTTTACAACTCCCTTCAGAGTTTCGCTATCGGACAGAACTACTTAAATATGCCAGTCACCTGCCCAAGCTATCCGCAAGCGAGCATTCTATTGTTAATACCTTGCGGTCTGAGGGCGCTTACGTAACCTCGCTTGCGGCGTTGTCTCTGCCCTCAACAGCCCAACTGTTGCAAGCAGCTTGCGGCTTGTTCCAGGAACTAGAAGCAAACCGAGTCACCAGGCGAGGTAGACATTCGGTTTATGCCACACCCGAACAGATCTCGCATTATCCAGAGCTGTTTTTAGCAGGGCTGGATCAACAGCTTCTCAATATCGTTGAAACTTACATCGGCGTCCCTGTGGCCTATTTAGGCGTTTCCTGTCGCCGAGAAGTGGCGAATGGAAGGGAAGTTGCTACTCGCCTTTGGCATCAGGATCTCGAAGACCGCCGGATGATTAGAATTATTGTCTATTTAAATGAAGTAGACCAAGAGGGAGGACCCTTTGAATACATCGCCAAGAATTCTATTGCCCCTGTTCAATGGTTAAAGTATCATTCCCATCGCTTGCATAAAGCTTCGGTGGATAGGGCAGTTAAGTCTGTAGTTCCCAGACAGGACTGGAAAGCTTGCGTGGGGCCAGCTGGCACAGTAGTTTTTGCGGATACAGGCAGCATCTTTCATCGAGGTAGATTGCCCGTTGCGTCAGAACGCAAGGCCTTGTTTTTTACCTATACGTCCAGGCAGCCGCTTAACTTAACCTATGCCAAGCAATTGCTCTCTCAAGAGCAGTTATTAACCCTAACCCAATCTTTAGGCCAACGCCAGCGAGACTGTGTGTTTTGGCAGGGTTAGCACTTGAGCGACTAACTCCCCAGAAGCTAACTCCCCAGAAGCCTGCTCCCCAGAAGGGACTGGCTCTCTAGAGAGCATCTCGTTGACCTACCATTCTTCCTGCGCAGATTTTTTGAAGCTTCTCTTGGTTTCTTTAGTACGTGCAAGTCCAACAAGATCAAGTTTCAGCCCTGCCAATTTAAAAGCTGCCCTGCCAACATTAAATATTGGCGCGGTCAAACTAAAAGTTAGCGCGTCAACATCAAATGTTGGCCCGACCGATCTAGCTCCAGCCAGACCAAACCAGAAATTGGTGGGCTTCAACTAAAAGCTGGCTGGAGGCAAGCAGATTTCAGACCCATTCCTCCAGCAGTGGTTTGGGAGGCACTGCTTCAGGGGCCGGTTGACTCAATGCTGGTGGGCAAAGAGCTGCCAAAGACTTTGCCAAATCAAGTCAAATAGCTCCCGGTCAATTTCCTGAGGCGAAGTGAGCTAGAAGGGCCAGCTTGACTCAGGCAGAAAAGGCAATCGGCGGGGAAGCCGGATTAGTAGGCGGCTGGGTTGGTGCTTTGGTGCTTTGGCGCGAACGGCTCATATGTTGGGCCAACAGCAGTAAACTACGCGCTACCGAGCGGCGCTCCTGCGTATTCACGCCAATCACAGGCGGGCAGGTCTGCCGATCAAAACCTAGAGCCAACAGCAGTTCTACCGGTGGCCAAGCATCCGGTGAGTCGAGATGGGTAAGCCCAATGACGCAGGGAGACAGGGTGCGCTCACTCATGAAGCGGTGAATGTAGCGGGCCGTCTCAAACTGAGCCGGTCGATGTGCAGCCACCAGCAGCACATAGCCATGCGCTCGCTGGATCAACAGGTCCCACATAAAGTCAAAGCGCATTTGCCCCGGTGTGCCATAGAGATGAACCGCCATGCGAGGGTTTAGCGTAATGCGACCAAAGTCCATGGCCACTGTGGTTTCGGGTTTTAAGCGACGCGTAGCAGGCGTACAAGCTTGGCGCTCGGTGCGCACGACCTCGATCTCACTGGTGGTTTCAATGTAGGTCGACTTACCTGCGCCGACTGGACCCGTAATCACCACTCGCAAAATTTGGCTGAGAGCACGAGGCTGAGCAGAACCTGGTTGAGAGAGCGGTACAGCCGACATCAGGCAACTCCTTTAAGAAAATCGACAAACGCTCGCAGAATTGGCACTTGCTCACCTTGCTCACTTTGACTGGTACTGCCAGGCTCATTGCCTGGCACACTAGCTAGCCCCTGGCGGTCTTCTACACAAGGCACAGGCAAGTCAGGTGGCATTCCAGGCAGCACCAAAGGCTTGGGCGAATGAATGGACCGAGCAAAATCTTCTTGAACCAGATCGAGCACTTGGAGCCGAAAGATCGCCTGTCGAATCTGCTGACCAGAAACTGGCATTCGACGCTCCAGCTCACTAACCTGGCAGCAAGGATCTAACTGCTGCAAAACCTGACGCTCTAGAGAGTTGAGCCGCAAGCTGGGATTGGAAGCAGGCTTAAGGCGAACCACCGCCCCCGGCGCTAACAGCTGATGTTGCAGGGCTTGCCAGTCCTGCAATTGGCGTAGACCTAGAACCAGCGCCTCTCGACCCCGCAGGCTCAACCCTGTCAACTCCGAACGAGGGGCAGCTTGCCGCTCCTCAAAACGGAACCACCCGGCTGAAGCCGAGAGCAAGCGATTAAAGCTGTTACGCAATTGCAAACTGAACAGCAATTGCAGATGTTCGGGCAGGAGAATGCCCTCGGTCTTAAGGGCCATCCCAAGAGGCACAGAGCTGCGCGCGAGCTGGCGCAGCAAGCCCACCTGGTGTTGATGGATCAAGCAGCGCTGGGCCATAAGTTTGACCAACGCGGAGGGCTCCCCCTGCACAGTGCTCGCCACGACATGTCCTTCTCGAAACCAAATCAGAAGCGTGGGTTGAGGAGCCTGAGGCAATTGAACTGCTAGACGGCCTGTTTTTACTCCCCGGTCGAGCAGTTGAACTAGTTGTGTGAACTGATAGTCTTTCAGATCGCCACAGACAGGCATGGCGTACCATCTCAGGGTTTGCAAATGTAACCACGGCACCGAATTGCGCCAAGCAGCCCCAATGAGCCGACCTTGACGCAAATCATTGACGTAAATCAGGCGCTCAGCCTATCACCATGAGCCAATTGCACCCTTGTAGTCTCTTGTAGGCGCCATCTTGTAGGCACCACTGACCCAGCCACTCATAATCTTAAAGGTCGGAAAGACTTTAAGCCGGGTAGAGCGGCTTACGAGCAGAAGCACCCTTTACTCTGCATCCTGCTCTTTGCAAAATTGTAAAGCTTGTCACGTAGCTTAACAGCCAGCAGTAGTGACGGCAAGAGTTAAACACAAAAAGTTGAGGGTTTCATACCCAAGTAACGCTCTTATAGGGAAATATTCCGTCAGAGTGGAAGTTAAAAAATCAGTTTTGGTGGCTAGGCCCTGATCTCCAGAAATCGACTTCCGGTCAATCTGAAGCAAACCGAAAGATTCCTGCCGCAGTTGCAATTCTGAACGATTTGCAACAGTATATTGAGCCTGTTTTTCCTGATTGCGAAACCCAAGACTGAACAATAGGGTGAGGCATCCTCAAAGCGAGCCAAAGCGCTGCAGTTCGCCTCCATAGACGTTTAGAAAACTGCGTTTTGGCTGATTAAGGGCTGACTACTGCATTAGATTGAGTCAGGTCATTTAGGTGTGCATCAACCCGTGATAGCGAGCACTGAAACGTCTAATAGTTCAAGGCCAAGAAGAGCGCCTTGCGTTACCTCATGGCCCAGAATCTGCAGTTATTGAATTAGACTTTTCTGCTGCGGCATCAACCGCAACAAATACAGACATAGTCATCTATTCCCTCTCAACTCAGGACCCCCTCAATGATTAATGCAAATGCTCTGTTGACTGTGCTGCGAAACTTCGTCAGTGGCACCCCAGATGTTCAAGGCGCAGTCTTGGTAACCCCAGACGGCTTGCCTCTGGCCGCTTCACTACCCGGTGGCATGGACGAAGAGCGCACCTCAGCAATGTCAGCGGCCATGCTCTCCTTGGGAGAGCGGATCGGGGCTGAGTTAGCACGTGGCGTTGTCGAGCGCATCTTTGTGCAAGGCGAAAAAGGCTACGGCATTCTGGTGGGCTGCGGGAGCGAGGCAGTGCTGCTGGTGCTGGCTGGCTCCTCAGCTAAGCAAGGGCTTCTGTTTTTGGAAATCAAGCGAGTTGTCACCGAACTAACAGTTCTCATGGGTTGAGGTCTGAGGGGCTGAGATCTGAGGGGTTAAAGTCTGATGGGTCAAGGCGGCTTCTAAGGCTCCCGCTCTGGCTAATGGCTCTAAGCAACTTAAACTGGGCAACTTAAGACCTAGCAACTGGGGGAGCACTTTCCCCCGGTGACTAAGCAGGCTCTTGTCCAGCAGATTGACCTCCTTCTGCAACCCATGCCCCTCTGCACTGGGTGGACCTTGCACTGAGTGGACCTCCGGCTCTCTCCGGCGGCCTTTGATTTTTTGTTACTTGAATTCCAACTGGTCAACCAGGGTCATAAGATCAGTCTGCTTATGTTTAAATCTCGGGGCGCACTGAATATAGTGTCGCAAGATATAGCGTCGCAAGCGTCAACGTAGCACTTCCCCTTTTGCTGGCAGAGGTGGAGCCAGCTATCGGCACAAACACTAAGCTACAGACACTAAGCCATAGACACTAAGCCACCAGCATCTCTGTTGCAACCTCTCGTCAGTTTTTGAAAGGGAAGGCCGGATGACCGTTCTGCGTATCGTCGTGACGGGGACTGTAGGTTCGGGCAAGACAACCTTTATTCGCTCAATCAGTGAGATTGAGGTCGTTGACACTGACCGCACAGCAACTGACGTAACAGCTCAATTGAAGTCGCAAACTACAGTAGCCCTCGACTTTGGCCGCATGACCATTCCACCCGGTCTGTCACTCCATCTGTATGGCACACCGGGTCAACCCCGCTTTGATTTCATGTGGGACATTCTGATTCGCAAGGCCCACGCCTACGTTCTATTAGTAGCAGCCAATCGTCCTGACCACTTTCGGCTCGCTCACCAGATTCTCAGCTTCATGCAGGAACGCTCAAAGCGTCCCATGTTGATTGGCCTGACCCACACTGACTGTCCTGATTGCTGGACTGAGGAAGACCTGACACTCGCCTTGGGCTACGGCGAACAGTACCCACCCGTCGTGATTGTCAATCCAACTCAGCCGGAATCAGTCCATGCCATGCTGCTCAAACTCACTGAGTTGACGACCGCTCAACCGTCTGTGTGATTTGAGATCTGGCCTACACGTGTCCAGCTCACCGAATGTATGGCTCAGCGATGTATAGCCTACCGAACGACCTAAGGCGATTGGGGTTGCAGCAGCGCCATGATTTTGTCGCGATTCTTCTGAATCAAGTCCTGCTGCTCTGGCCAAAACAGCTTCGGCATCGTGTCCAGTGGCGCCCAAGCCAGCTTGTAATGGTGCTTGGGGTCGGTCGGAACGCCATCAACTTGTTCGGTCAAGAATAAGAAGTAATGGGCCGTGATCCAGCGACGCTTGCGATAGTCAAGCCGTTCTCGTACATCGAGCTTGCTAATCAGTTGCAACTCGGTCAGGCCAGCTTCTTCTTGAATTTCGCGCCAGGCTGCCTGCTCCAGAGTTTCACCCGCTTCTACACCACCCTTCGGTAGAACGTAATGGTAGAGCCCAACCTCGCGCACCAGAGCGATATAGATTTTTCCACTTTCGATGCGGACGATCACGCCGCCAGAGGTGGTCCGTTCAGCAATGCTAGCGGGGCGTTTGTACCAGCTTTCATCGATGCGCATAGGCTTGAGTCTCCGCACAAATTTGAACCAGCGTTTGAACGACTTTCGAAGCTTCCCTGAATCAAACTTGAAAAATTTCGGCAACAGCCGCTTGATAGTGGCCATAGACCCCGTTGTTAAAACAAACCACTATAACCTGGTTGAGCGAACGGTTGCGCTCCAGAGCCGCCTTGATTTCAGTGAGGGCAATTCTACAAGCTTGTTCAATTGGAAAATTGTAAACCCCTGTACTGATCGAAGGGAATGCTAGACGGCTCAGAGTGTATTGTTCTGCTAAGGCAAAACAACTCTGGTAGCAATGCGCTAACAGCTCGTCCTCATTAGCGGTGCCGCCCTGCCAGACCGGACCGACGGTATGAATAACCCAACGGGCAGGCAAGTTATAGCCACGCGTAATTTTGGCTTGGCCCGTGGGGCAACCTCCCAAACTACGGCACTCGGCCAGAAGTTCGGGGCCAGCAGCGCGGTGAATAGCCCCATCAACGCCGCCTCCGCCCAGCAGAGAGTTATTGGCCGCGTTGACAATGGCATCTACGCTTTGCTGGGTAATGTCGCCTTGCGTGATCGTTAGTTTCTCTAGCATGCCTTTACCGCCGTTTTGATCGATACTCAAGTTCTGTATCGAGTTCTGTATGAACCTGAAGACTCAATCTCTAATTAAGATTGAGTCTTGACAAGTTAGTGCATTGGTTCCGCGACTGTCGCCCAATCTTCCCGGTTGGGGGTCAGTGTGTCAATTCTCACTTTAAGCATCTAACCCTGTACAACAGCGAGTAATGGCGATGGTCAATCAGTGGACTCAGGCAGAGCACGCATTGGGATATCTGTCTCGTGCTGAACAACTGCCTCACCGTCTTGAAGGCGAGGCCGTGCTACTTGAGCAAATCCCCAGAAATGTCGAGCGTGTTCTGGATCTGGGTACTGGCGATGGTCGGCTCCTAGCGCTAGTGAAGCGGAAATGCCCTCACACCAAGGGCGTGGCGCTCGATTTCTCCCCGGCGATGCTACAAGCTGCCCAAGCCCGCTTTGCTGATGACGCAACCGTCGAAATTGTGGCGCATGACTTCGATCAGCCTCTACCACCTCTGGGCTGCTTTGATGTGGTGGTGTCTAGCTTTGCGATTCATCACTGCCCCCACGAACGCAAGCGCTCTCTCTACGAGGAAATCTTTGACCTTTTGGAGCCCGGCGGCGTGTTTTGCAACCTAGAACATGTTGCCTCGCCCACACCTGCTCTGCACGAACGCTTTCTCTACGCCATCGGCCAGAGCCCCCACACTGACGACCCTTCCAATAAGCTGCTGGATGTGGAAACGCAATTAGGCTGGTTGAGACAAGTCGGCTTCGCGGATGTCGATTGTTATTGGAAGTGGTTAGAACTAGCACTGTTGGTTGGCGTTAAACCGGCCTGAAGCCCCACTCTATACTGCTAGTTTACGACTGATTAATCACCTAACTAACAGGCCAGCTAACGGTCCAGCTAACGGTTCAATCGTCAGCCTTCGTCAGCCTTGAAAAGGTGCTTTTCAAGGCAGCCCAACTTCGGATGGACACTCAATAAAGGTCTAAAACCAAGACTAAAATAAAGGCCAAGAAGTATTATGATTCTTGATGGATTTTGATAA
This region includes:
- a CDS encoding acetylornithine/succinylornithine family transaminase; translated protein: MSPEALVQPVSLQPTAQHQASTEAEQFDAHVMTTYARFPVVLERGEGCRVWDTEGREYLDFVAGIATCALGHAHPALIDAVSQQMRKLHHVSNLYYIPEQGQLAQWLVEHSCADRAFFCNSGAEANEAAIKLARKYAHIQRGISEPVIITALASFHGRTLATITATGQPKYQKNFDPLMPGFHYVPYNDLAALEAAVEALEGRVCAILLEALQGEGGVRPGDRAYFQRIRELCNEKGILLILDEVQVGMGRSGKLWGYENLGIEPDIFTSAKALGGGVPIGAMLCKEFCNVFGPGDHASTFGGNPLACAAGLCVAQTLVSDGLIENAAERGAQLQAGLNELVSRFPNLLDHARGWGLIQGLVLKEDNGLTAPALVKTALEQGLLLVPAGPKVVRFVPPLIVTAEEIDRALTIVAEALTAIV
- a CDS encoding 2OG-Fe(II) oxygenase; translation: MSSLIQKSLKPISTQNYQGLLRRVRQKVLQLPSEFRYRTELLKYASHLPKLSASEHSIVNTLRSEGAYVTSLAALSLPSTAQLLQAACGLFQELEANRVTRRGRHSVYATPEQISHYPELFLAGLDQQLLNIVETYIGVPVAYLGVSCRREVANGREVATRLWHQDLEDRRMIRIIVYLNEVDQEGGPFEYIAKNSIAPVQWLKYHSHRLHKASVDRAVKSVVPRQDWKACVGPAGTVVFADTGSIFHRGRLPVASERKALFFTYTSRQPLNLTYAKQLLSQEQLLTLTQSLGQRQRDCVFWQG
- a CDS encoding ATP/GTP-binding protein, with the protein product MSAVPLSQPGSAQPRALSQILRVVITGPVGAGKSTYIETTSEIEVVRTERQACTPATRRLKPETTVAMDFGRITLNPRMAVHLYGTPGQMRFDFMWDLLIQRAHGYVLLVAAHRPAQFETARYIHRFMSERTLSPCVIGLTHLDSPDAWPPVELLLALGFDRQTCPPVIGVNTQERRSVARSLLLLAQHMSRSRQSTKAPTQPPTNPASPPIAFSA
- a CDS encoding DUF4388 domain-containing protein, translated to MPVCGDLKDYQFTQLVQLLDRGVKTGRLAVQLPQAPQPTLLIWFREGHVVASTVQGEPSALVKLMAQRCLIHQHQVGLLRQLARSSVPLGMALKTEGILLPEHLQLLFSLQLRNSFNRLLSASAGWFRFEERQAAPRSELTGLSLRGREALVLGLRQLQDWQALQHQLLAPGAVVRLKPASNPSLRLNSLERQVLQQLDPCCQVSELERRMPVSGQQIRQAIFRLQVLDLVQEDFARSIHSPKPLVLPGMPPDLPVPCVEDRQGLASVPGNEPGSTSQSEQGEQVPILRAFVDFLKGVA
- a CDS encoding roadblock/LC7 domain-containing protein; the encoded protein is MINANALLTVLRNFVSGTPDVQGAVLVTPDGLPLAASLPGGMDEERTSAMSAAMLSLGERIGAELARGVVERIFVQGEKGYGILVGCGSEAVLLVLAGSSAKQGLLFLEIKRVVTELTVLMG
- a CDS encoding ATP/GTP-binding protein, producing MTVLRIVVTGTVGSGKTTFIRSISEIEVVDTDRTATDVTAQLKSQTTVALDFGRMTIPPGLSLHLYGTPGQPRFDFMWDILIRKAHAYVLLVAANRPDHFRLAHQILSFMQERSKRPMLIGLTHTDCPDCWTEEDLTLALGYGEQYPPVVIVNPTQPESVHAMLLKLTELTTAQPSV
- a CDS encoding NUDIX hydrolase, whose product is MRIDESWYKRPASIAERTTSGGVIVRIESGKIYIALVREVGLYHYVLPKGGVEAGETLEQAAWREIQEEAGLTELQLISKLDVRERLDYRKRRWITAHYFLFLTEQVDGVPTDPKHHYKLAWAPLDTMPKLFWPEQQDLIQKNRDKIMALLQPQSP
- a CDS encoding O-acetyl-ADP-ribose deacetylase, with amino-acid sequence MSIDQNGGKGMLEKLTITQGDITQQSVDAIVNAANNSLLGGGGVDGAIHRAAGPELLAECRSLGGCPTGQAKITRGYNLPARWVIHTVGPVWQGGTANEDELLAHCYQSCFALAEQYTLSRLAFPSISTGVYNFPIEQACRIALTEIKAALERNRSLNQVIVVCFNNGVYGHYQAAVAEIFQV
- a CDS encoding class I SAM-dependent methyltransferase, which encodes MVNQWTQAEHALGYLSRAEQLPHRLEGEAVLLEQIPRNVERVLDLGTGDGRLLALVKRKCPHTKGVALDFSPAMLQAAQARFADDATVEIVAHDFDQPLPPLGCFDVVVSSFAIHHCPHERKRSLYEEIFDLLEPGGVFCNLEHVASPTPALHERFLYAIGQSPHTDDPSNKLLDVETQLGWLRQVGFADVDCYWKWLELALLVGVKPA